The bacterium genome contains the following window.
TGCTCAGTCATGATATTCCTTGCGATGTGCGTTTTTTACAAATAACCGCTATCACAGGGAAAACACGAAAAATGAGGAGGGAGTTCAATTCTGAATACCCCATATTGACATTGATACCCTATTCCATTATTATGGACTCAGTTATCCGAAACAGCCCGCATTGGATGAATCCCGGCAACACTCTTTGACCTTCTCGGTCGCAGAATCCGGGAACTCCACTTGAGCGGAAATGGAACGCTGCTTCGAGGGGAAATGGCACTGGGAACGCTGACTCCCGGAATGTACATGCTCATGGTGCGCACAGCCGATGGCGTGCGAACCGGAAAGGTGGTCGTAGCACGATGAAATCACTGCTGACAGACATGTTATCCGCACGCCCCACGTGACAGATGTCAATTCCAACCGGGCCGGGCTTATACCCGGCCCGATTTGTCCATTATGCGCAGGAGTTTACTATTTGGTCAGAATCATTGTCCGAGTAACTACCTGCCCACCCGCGTAAAGTTTCAGAAGATATGTTCCTGCAGGCAGGCTATTGGCATTGAATGCGAGTTCATGCTGTCCCGCCGAGAACTCTCCCTGCGTTACGACTGCGACCTCTTGTCCCATGACATTGTAGACCGCCAAGCGGATC
Protein-coding sequences here:
- a CDS encoding T9SS type A sorting domain-containing protein, producing MPATLFDLLGRRIRELHLSGNGTLLRGEMALGTLTPGMYMLMVRTADGVRTGKVVVAR